From Clostridium sp. SY8519:
ATTTCACCCAGAAATCCGCTTTTTCCCCATACCATGTGAGCCAGCGGATAGTATACCAGAAGGGACCAGAAAATAATGAAGAAAAACAGCGCTTTGAACCGGATCCGTCCGGCCACGGAGCCGGTGATCAGCGCCGGCGTGATCAGCGCGAACATCATCTGGAAGGCAGCATAGGTAAAGGAAGGAATCGTCGGCGCGTAGGCGCTGGAGCTGTTTTCCAGATTCATGAAGCAGAAATTCTTCAAAGAACCGATGATGCCGAAATGATCGCCGCTGAACGAGAGGCTGTATCCCACAAGAATCCACATTACCGACGCCACTCCCATGATAAAGAAGGAAGACATCATGGTGTTCAGGACATTCTTGCGCCGTTCCATGCCTCCGTAAAAGAATGCGAGCCCCGGTGTCATGAGCATGACAAGGGCGGTTGAGATGATGATAAATGCCGTATCTCCGTGATTCATGTTAGCCCCCCGAAATAGTAAAGTAATGAAAAGGCTGCGCTGCAGGTTTTGCCCTTTGCCGGAAAAAGCGTGCCCTGGTGTATGGAACAACCGGATGCAGGGAGCGCCCCGGACAGCGGATGCCTTTCGCGCAAATAAAAAAAGGCGTCAGGAACGAGCGGTTCCTGACGCCTTTGTCAGACTACGGAGTTTAGATTACCATTCTGTGGATGAGCTGTCAATAAAAACAGGAAAATTTCTGAAGGCTGAAAACCAGGACATCCGTATTTCGCTGACTTCTCGGAAGGAGGTTCTTGTGATAAAATAAATGGGAGAAGAAGAAACGGAAAGAACCAGGGCAGGAACAGCGCCCGGATCCCCGGTATGCGGGCAGGGAGGAATGGAATGATCAGACGAATACACGCAGTATATTTCAGCGCCGGGGGCAATACGGCAGGTACGGTGATGAAAACAGCCGCCTCTATCGGGAACCGGTTCGGCCTCCGGGTGCAGACGGATGACTTTACCCGTCTCCGGGATCACAGCCGGGAAAGGGCTTACGGACCGGAAGATCTGGTGATTTTCGGCGTGCCCACATATGCGGGGCGGGTGCCCAATAAGATGCTTCCCTGCATCCGGCAGCTTTTTCATGGGGACAGGACCCAGGCGGTGGCCCTGGTAACCTTCGGCAACCGCAGCTTTGACAGTTCGCTGGCGGAACTTACCGAAGAGCTGACAGGGAACGGGTTTCATGTCATCGCGGCAGCGGCCGTGGTCTGCCCCCACAGTTTCGCGAATATCGGCGGCGGCAGGCCGGACCGGGAAGACCGGAAAATTCTGAAACAGTTCGCGGCGGATGTGGTGGCGAAGATCCGTGCCTGCGAAGGAATCCGGCCGGAAGACGACAGGCTTCCGGAGGCGGTCTCCCTGGGGGATTACGGTAAGGTGGGGCCATACTATGTTCCTATGGGGATGGATGGTCAGCCGGCTGTGTTTCTGAAAGCAAAGCCAAAGACAGACAGCAGAAAGTGCAGCCAATGCGGAATCTGCGCAGAAGGCTGTCCGATGGGTTCCATTTCTTTTGAAAACCCTGCGCAGGTCAGCGGAATCTGCATCAAATGCCAAGCATGTGTCAAAGGGTGCCCACAGAAGGCAAAATATTTTGATGATCCGGCGTTCCTGTCCCATAAGCAAAAACTGGAAACGGATTACCGGCGGCGGGCGGAACTGAAAGTGTTTCTCTGAGAAAAACAGAGGGCGTCCGGACCGAAAGGAATTTTTTCGTAGGAAACCGGCAGACGGGCAAACCGAAAGGAATATCTCTGAGGAAACCGGCAGGTGTTTATCCGGAAAAACGATTACACAGAACAGCGGATCAGGTCTTTTCCCCGGGGTCCCTCCTGGCGGGAACAAATGAGGGAAACCCGCTGTTTTCAACGGGCTCCGGTGATTCGGGCCGGACAGCAGCCGGCGGAACCGGGCCGGAAAGGCATTGGAAATAATCGGATTATTGCATTGACGGAGATTTGAGACGGAAAGAACGTATATGATAAAATAAAAGAGAAATACAGAGACAGACAGCCAGTATGGCGGAAAGCGAGTGAAAAGATGAAGATTTTAGGCGTATCACTGGGAACCAGAAACGGAAACAATGACACCATGTGTCGGGTTGCGCTGGAGGCTGCGCAGGAAGCAGGGGCAGAGATCGAATTTATCCACCTGTTTGACTGGGATATCAAGTACTGCAGCGGCTGTGTGGCATGTTCCAGAGGTCTGGTGATGGGAAAAGGCATGATCTGCACCCAGAAAGATGACTTCAAGGCACTGTATGAAAAGATGGTGGAAGCTGACGGTGTGCTGTTTGTAGATCCGATTTACGAATCCGGCGGATCCGGCCTGTTCCATGTCATTACCGACCGTATGGGCCCCGGACACGATACCGGACTGATGTTTGGCGCCAATGAACAGATGAAAGCGGCTGGCAAGGAAGGTCTGGATGCGAAATATTTCAAACAGAAAGCTATTTCTTTTGTAGGAATCGGCGGTTCTGACTGGGCGGTTCGCGTGGAGACGGATCACGCGATGCTGGCCATGAGCCCGGGATGGAAGGTAATCAACAACGAATTTTTCTCCTGGAGCAAAGATGTTATCATGCAGGATGACAAGATCGCCCGGATGCAGGAGATCGGACGCAATCTGGTGGAAGCTGCGAAAGAGATTGCGGAAGACAACGCAAAGTGCCATGCATTCCCGATCGCGGAACTGACAGAAAAGTCCTACTGGAAAGGTACTCCGGGTACCTGCCCGCATTGCCAGGGCAATGCCTTCTATATTTTCCCCGGAACAACACATGTAGTCTGTGAGCTCTGTGGACTGGAAGGCACGCTGAAGATCGTGGACGATGCCTTTACCTTTGATTTTGACCCTTCCACCGAGTGGCATGCCCATGATACTATGTCAGGAAAGAAAGCCCACGGAGATGATATTTTTGAAAATGAAGGCCGTCTGATGAATCTGGGCAAAGATCCGGAATTCAAGGCAAGAAAGGCACACTATACATCAGTAATTGCGCCGACACCGTCTCCGTCGAAAGAAAAATAAGCAGACAGAAAGGAAACACCTGTGGGACAGGCAGCAAGAAAGAAGCGCATTCTGGCTCCGCTGCAGAGAATCGGACTGAATAAAATTAACGATATTGCCGCCGGGCTGAAGGAGCAGTTTGGCGAAGCGAAAGCGGAAGAAATCATGAACGAGTGGGAGCGCCTTTCGGCGCTCCCCGGAACAGCGGAAGGAGCAGGCGCGCAGAATGCGCTTTACGAATATCTGAACAGTGATTTTGCCCTGAGTATGCTGGTGGCGTGCTATACAGACGCCGCGATTATCCGGCAGTTTGCGTTGTGGATTTACGAGCACCGGGAGCTGTTCGGCGGCACGATATTGGATGTGGGATGCGGGACCGGCATCCTCACCTGCTTTCTGGCATTGGTTCTTCCGGAGGCCAGGATTTTCGCGGTGGACCGTTCGGAAAACTGTATCCGGACCGCTCGGAAAATACAGGAGATCATGCAGGCGGAAAATGTGGAGTTTTGCCGGATGACGGCAGAGGAACTGCAGGGCAGGACCTTTTCCACGGTGCTGTCTGCCCGCACCTTCCATGAGAATATCGGCATCCGCCGGACGGAATACCGGTTCCGCGGATTTTCAGAACAGGCAGAGATCTATCGGCAGATCTATCTGCCTTATTGCCGTACTTTGAGTGAACGGACCGCGCCGGGAGGAACTCTGATCTGCATGGAGAGGAACCATATGGATACGGAATTTTACGGGATGCTGCAGGCGCTGGCAGACTGCGGCTGCCGGGTTCGCCCGGACAGCCTGACGGAGCTTTCCTGCGAGGAATCCGATTTTCGGGAAAAATCCTCGTTTTTATGCATGGCCGCTGATCGGACGGCCTGCGGGGAGGCAGACGCAGAACCGGATGCTTTGGACAGGGAAGAACTGTTTCGGGTCTGGAGTGAGAGAGCTTTCAGCAGGAGCGGAGATCCGGAGCACTTCACCCGCCCGCAGACCGACTGGTATGTGGAACAGCATGCCGGGGAACTGCTGGAAGGGTATGCCACGTATGATGACAGCGGGACCCAGCTGGCCCGGGCCTGCCTGTACCGGGACAGGAGTGATCCGGACGTGTTTCTGATGCATCAGGCCAATTACGGACAGGCGGGCGTGCAGGTGCTTCCCATGGAGGCCCTCGGGGAAGCCAGGGAGATCTTTGCGGATCACAGAAGAGTGGATGCGGCCCGTGGATTTCAGGTAAGGCCTGTCATCTGAGATCTGTCATCGAAAACATGTCTTCCGAGAAACTGTCTGAAATGTTGCGGACGCAACAGCGTTGACTGGGAAAAGCCGATAGTATTTTTACAGAACGTATGGAAAGCAGACAAAAGTCAAGGAGGACCAATTATGATATACAAAATTTCCGAGCGGGTAACCGTGCTTGGCAGCGCCGTGCAGAAGCCGAGTATCAGCATTACTTTTCTGGGCTATCTGGTGCGCGGGGAGAAAAATATTCTCATTGACACCGCACCGGAGAAAAAGGCGGAAGCCTACCTGGAGGAACTGGAGTCACAGATTGATCTGGGGGAGATTGACGCAGTGATCCAGAATCATTCTGAAGGCGATCACAGCGGGGCACTGAAGAAGATTTTGCCGAAGCTTCCGGGTGTGCCGGTATACTGCACGGAAGCCTGCAAAAAGAACCTGGCCGGGCATTTTCCGGATACGGAATTTATTGCGGTAGAGGATCGGTCTGAACTGCAGCTGGGCGATCTGAAATTCCGCTTTTATCATACACCGGGCCTGCACTGGCCGGATAATATGGTAACCTGGCTGGAAACAGAAAACATTCTGTTTTCCAATGATCTGTTCGGTCAGTATACCGCTGCGGAACCTCCGCTGGATACCGAACTGTCAGAAGAAGTGCTGCTGCAGGGAACAGAAAGCTATTTCAACAAGGTGTTCGGGCCATCATCACCGGAAGAGCGTCAGGTGATCGAAGAGATTCTCGCGCTGGTGCCTCAGACGATTGCTGTGGGCCATGGCGTGATTCTCAGGGAGAAAATCCACCTTGTGGCAGAATACTATCGCAGTAAAATCAAAGGATAGAAGGACAGCAAACGGAGGCAGAGCCTTATGGTGACCATCAGCGGAGTGAATCATTTTGCCATCAGTGTGCCGGATCTGGAAGAAACCATTGCCTGGTATCACCGGGTATTTGGATTTGAAGTCTTTGACCGGTCAGAGATTCCCGGCGAGGGGATTAAAGTATGTCATATGACGGGACATGGGCTGATTCTGGAGGTCTTCCAGCCGCCCGGCGGATGTACACTGCCGCCGGAACGAAGGATTCCCAATGCGGATCTGATGGTCAACGGCAACAAACATCTGTCCTTTGGCGTCCCGGATGGAGAGACCGCGAAACAGCAGCTTCTGGCAGACGGCGTGGAGCTGGTGTTTGAGGCAGAAGTAGACGATACATACGGAATCTTTATCCATGACAACAGCGGAAATCTGATCGAGATTTTTGAGGAAAAGGGTCCCT
This genomic window contains:
- a CDS encoding EFR1 family ferrodoxin (N-terminal region resembles flavodoxins. C-terminal ferrodoxin region binds two 4Fe-4S clusters.) — its product is MIRRIHAVYFSAGGNTAGTVMKTAASIGNRFGLRVQTDDFTRLRDHSRERAYGPEDLVIFGVPTYAGRVPNKMLPCIRQLFHGDRTQAVALVTFGNRSFDSSLAELTEELTGNGFHVIAAAAVVCPHSFANIGGGRPDREDRKILKQFAADVVAKIRACEGIRPEDDRLPEAVSLGDYGKVGPYYVPMGMDGQPAVFLKAKPKTDSRKCSQCGICAEGCPMGSISFENPAQVSGICIKCQACVKGCPQKAKYFDDPAFLSHKQKLETDYRRRAELKVFL
- a CDS encoding FprA family A-type flavoprotein, which encodes MIYKISERVTVLGSAVQKPSISITFLGYLVRGEKNILIDTAPEKKAEAYLEELESQIDLGEIDAVIQNHSEGDHSGALKKILPKLPGVPVYCTEACKKNLAGHFPDTEFIAVEDRSELQLGDLKFRFYHTPGLHWPDNMVTWLETENILFSNDLFGQYTAAEPPLDTELSEEVLLQGTESYFNKVFGPSSPEERQVIEEILALVPQTIAVGHGVILREKIHLVAEYYRSKIKG
- a CDS encoding class I SAM-dependent methyltransferase, which gives rise to MGQAARKKRILAPLQRIGLNKINDIAAGLKEQFGEAKAEEIMNEWERLSALPGTAEGAGAQNALYEYLNSDFALSMLVACYTDAAIIRQFALWIYEHRELFGGTILDVGCGTGILTCFLALVLPEARIFAVDRSENCIRTARKIQEIMQAENVEFCRMTAEELQGRTFSTVLSARTFHENIGIRRTEYRFRGFSEQAEIYRQIYLPYCRTLSERTAPGGTLICMERNHMDTEFYGMLQALADCGCRVRPDSLTELSCEESDFREKSSFLCMAADRTACGEADAEPDALDREELFRVWSERAFSRSGDPEHFTRPQTDWYVEQHAGELLEGYATYDDSGTQLARACLYRDRSDPDVFLMHQANYGQAGVQVLPMEALGEAREIFADHRRVDAARGFQVRPVI
- a CDS encoding flavodoxin family protein, with translation MKILGVSLGTRNGNNDTMCRVALEAAQEAGAEIEFIHLFDWDIKYCSGCVACSRGLVMGKGMICTQKDDFKALYEKMVEADGVLFVDPIYESGGSGLFHVITDRMGPGHDTGLMFGANEQMKAAGKEGLDAKYFKQKAISFVGIGGSDWAVRVETDHAMLAMSPGWKVINNEFFSWSKDVIMQDDKIARMQEIGRNLVEAAKEIAEDNAKCHAFPIAELTEKSYWKGTPGTCPHCQGNAFYIFPGTTHVVCELCGLEGTLKIVDDAFTFDFDPSTEWHAHDTMSGKKAHGDDIFENEGRLMNLGKDPEFKARKAHYTSVIAPTPSPSKEK
- a CDS encoding VOC family protein, whose amino-acid sequence is MVTISGVNHFAISVPDLEETIAWYHRVFGFEVFDRSEIPGEGIKVCHMTGHGLILEVFQPPGGCTLPPERRIPNADLMVNGNKHLSFGVPDGETAKQQLLADGVELVFEAEVDDTYGIFIHDNSGNLIEIFEEKGPWYDRIAEQLQGVRPKEEQG